Proteins encoded by one window of Salvia splendens isolate huo1 chromosome 14, SspV2, whole genome shotgun sequence:
- the LOC121765368 gene encoding protein ASYMMETRIC LEAVES 2-like codes for MASSSTTSPCAACKFLRRKCLPECVFAPYFPPDQPQKFANVHKVFGASNVTKLLNELQPHQREDAVNSLAYEADMRLRDPVYGCVGVISLLQHQLRQLQMDLSCAKSELSKYQNLGISGHGLLHHHQGITNLARDHHHFHHQLFPVTNQQMIRAFDGGSGYDASSLLSMNMSASIGQLGGFQQSRAAGPATDGRRTPVEPS; via the coding sequence atgGCATCCTCCTCAACAACCTCGCCCTGCGCGGCGTGCAAGTTCCTGCGGCGCAAATGCCTCCCCGAGTGCGTCTTCGCGCCCTACTTCCCGCCCGACCAGCCGCAGAAATTCGCCAACGTGCACAAGGTATTCGGCGCCAGCAACGTGACAAAGCTCCTCAACGAGCTCCAGCCCCACCAGCGCGAGGACGCAGTGAACTCCCTCGCGTACGAGGCGGACATGCGCCTCCGCGACCCGGTGTACGGGTGCGTGGGGGTGATCTCCCTCCTGCAGCACCAGCTCCGCCAGCTCCAGATGGACCTCAGCTGCGCCAAATCCGAGCTCTCCAAATACCAGAATTTGGGCATCTCCGGCCACGgactcctccaccaccaccaggGGATTACCAACCTCGCCCGAGACCACCACCACTTCCACCACCAGCTCTTTCCGGTCACCAACCAGCAGATGATCAGGGCGTTTGACGGCGGGAGCGGCTACGACGCCAGCAGCCTCCTCTCCATGAACATGTCGGCCAGCATCGGGCAGCTCGGGGGGTTCCAGCAGTCGAGGGCCGCGGGGCCGGCGACGGATGGGAGGCGCACGCCGGTCGAGCCGTCTTAA